The window GTAGGCGGTTTCGCAGATGTCCAGCGTCTCACGCACGTTGTGGTCGGTGATCAGTACACCGATGCCCTTGGCCTTGAGATGGTGGATGATCTGCTTGATGTCGCCGACCGAAATCGGGTCGACACCGGCGAACGGTTCGTCGAGCAGGATGAATTTTGGCGCAGTCGCCAGAGCGCGGGCGATTTCCACCCGGCGGCGTTCACCACCCGACAGGCTCATGCCGAGGTTGTCGCGGATGTGGCTGATGTGGAATTCCTGCAGCAGGCTTTCCAGCTCTTTGCGACGGCCGGCCTTGTCGAGCTCCTGACGGGTCTCGAGGATGGCCATGATGTTGTCGGCCACCGACAGTTTGCGGAAGATCGATGCTTCTTGCGGCAGATAGCCGATACCGGCCTTGGCGCGGCCATGCATTGGCTGGTGGCTGACGTCCAGATCGTCGATCAGCACACGACCCTGATCGGCCTGTACCAGGCCGACTATCATATAGAAGCAGGTGGTCTTGCCGGCGCCGTTCGGGCCGAGCAGGCCGACGATCTGGCCGCTGTCGATCGACAGGCTGACGTCACGCACGACCTGGCGGCTTTTATAGGCCTTGGCCAGGTGCTGAGCTTTCAGAGTTGCCATTACTGGGTTTTCTCGTCGGTTTTCTTCTTCGGCTGGATCACCATGTCGATGCGCGGACGCGACTCGGTGACCTTGCTGCCGGTAGCGCGACCGGCGCTGGCGAGTTTCTTCACGGTGTCATAGACGATTTTCTCGCCTTGAGTCGTGTTGTTGTCCTTGTCGACAACCTTGGCCTTGTCGATCAGCACAACGCGGTTTTGCGCGGCGTGGTACTGAATCGTCACGCCCCAGCCCTGAACAGGCTTGGTGTCGCCAGCGGTCTGCAGTTGTTCGAAGTAGGCGAGGTTGCCCACCGAGGTCACCACGTCGATGTCACCGGTCGGCGTGCGAGTGATGGTCACGGTGTTGCCGGTAACCTTCATCGAGCCCTGAGTGATGATGACGTCGCCTTTATAAGTGGCAATGCCATTCTTGTCGTCCAGTTGGGCGTCGTCGGCCTGGATGCGGATCGGCTGTTGCTGATCGTTCGGCAGAGCCCAGGCGCTCACGCTTCCCAGTGCTGCGCCCAGACTGAGCAAAATAGGGAGGGTTTTAACGAGCCTCATACTGTCCTCTTACGTTCGATAGCAGGTGTATCCTGCTTTCCTTCAGATACGCTTTCATTCCCACGCCAGTCGATACACCGCCAGCGCCGTCGATTCTAACGGGTTGCTCGGTCTGCGCATATTGTTCCTGCGGGAACACGGTCATGCGCGTGGAGGTAACCAGCAAATCGCGGTTTTGCTCATCGGTGCGCTTGATGCGTACCGAATCGATCAATTCGACCTGGGTGCCGCCCGAATTCACTTCGCCGCGCTCACTGGTCACATGCCACGGAAATTCCGTCCCGCGGTACATGTTCAGGTCAGGCTTGGTGACCAGCGTGATGTCGGTCGCCTTGACGTGCTCGGCCTTGTCGGAGGTCATTTCATATTGCACTTTGCCGTCCGGCAGGTATTGCAGGGTATGCGTATTGGTTGCATACCAGTCGATAGGGGTTTCGACGGACGTGACCGGAGGCTTGTCGAGGAAGCGTTCCGGGCTGATGTTCCAGTAGCCTACCGCAGCGAATATCGCCGCGATGCAGCCGAACAGCAGGAAGTTGCGAAATTTTTTGCTAAACATGGTTTGGCTCACAGGTACGCGGCGTTGGCCGCATCAAGGCGGCCCTGGGCGCGCAGGATCAATTCGCAGAATTCGCGGGCGGCACCTTCGCCGCCACGGGCCCGAGTCACGCCGTGAGCGTGTTCGCGGACGAAATCGGCAGCGTTGGCAACGGCCATGCCCAGTCCCACGCGGCGAATCACCGGCAGGTCGGGCAGATCGTCACCGAGGTAGGCGACCTGTTCATAGCTTAGGCCCAGTTGTTCAAGTAGACCGTCCAGAACCACCAATTTGTCTTCGCGCCCCTGAAACAGGTGCGGGATGCCCAGGTTTTTCGCCCGGCGCTCGACCACGGGGGTTTTGCGTCCGCTGATGATGGCGGTCTGTACGCCGGCGTTCATCAGCATTTTGATGCCTTGGCCGTCGAGCGTATTGAATGTCTTGAATTCACTGCCGTCTTCAAGGAAATACAGACGTCCGTCAGTGAGGACGCCGTCGACATCGAAAACTGCCAGTTTGATGGCTTTGCCGCGTTGCAGCAGATCGGTGCTCATTTACATCACTCCTGCGCGCAGCAGATCGGAGAGGTTGAACGCGCCGACCGGGCGATCTTCCTCATCGACAACGACCAGTGCGTTGATTCGGTGGTCTTCCATGATTTTCAGGGCTTCGGCGGCGAGCATCTCCGGCCGGGCGGTCTTGCCGTGGGCGGTCATGACCTGGTCGATGGTGGCGCTGCGAATGTCGATGCTGCGATCCAGGGTGCGGCGCAAATCGCCGTCGGTGAAGATCCCGGCCAGTTTGCCGTCGGCTTCAAGGATTACGGTCATGCCCAGACCCTTGCGGGTCATTTCCATCAGCGCGTCCTTGAGCAGCGTGCCGCGCTGCACTTGCGGCAATTCCTGCCCGGCGTGCATGACGTTTTCCACCTTCAGCAGCAGACGACGGCCGAGGGCGCCACCCGGGTGGGAGAAGGCGAAGTCTTCGGCGGTGAAACCGCGCGCTTCCAGCAATGCCACAGCCAGGGCATCGCCCATGACCAGTGCGGCAGTGGTGGAGGAGGTCGGGGCCAGGTTCAGCGGGCAGGCTTCATGCTCGACGTGTACGTTGAGGTTGACTTCGGCGGCCTTGGCCAGCGGCGAGGCCGGGTTGCCGGTCACGCTGATCAACTGGATGCCCAGTCGCTTGATCAGCGGCAGCAGGGTGACGATTTCGTTGGTCGAGCCGGAATTCGACAGCGCGAGGATCACGTCATCGCGAGTGATCATGCCCATGTCGCCATGACTGGCTTCGGCCGGGTGTACGAAAAATGCCGGGGTGCCGGTGCTGGCCAGCGTCGCGGCAATCTTGTTACCGACGTGCCCGGATTTGCCCATGCCGACCACCACAACACGGCCCTTGCTGGCCAGAATCATCTCGCAAGCGCGTACGAAATCGGCGTCGATATGGGGCAACAAGCCTTGTACGGCTTCCACTTCGAGGCGGATGGTGCGTTGTGCCGATTGGATCAGGTCGCTGGATTGGCTCATGTCAGAAATCGTATAGCCCGATGAAAAGGCGGCGATTATAGCGGTTATGTTGGAAAGCCTCACGCAAGTTCGTCGTGCTTTGTCATTACTCGTTACCAAAACCCGGGGAAACAGCCGCCAGACCTGTCATATCGCCGAACACGGGCCGGTACAAGCCTTGGGCGCTTGGCCTTTGCAGTGATATAGTTCGCCGCCAGTTCGGCCTGCCCGGGATGTACGTGCTTTTTAAGTAAAGCCAGGCGTCCGAGTGAGAGGTTGCATCGCAAGGAGTTTAGATGAGTGCCGATAACGCCTACGCGGTCGAGCTGAAGGGAGTCTCCTTCAAGCGCGGTGCGCGCAGCATTTTCAATAACGTCGATATTCGCATCCCGCGCGGCAAGGTCACCGGCATCATGGGGCCTTCCGGGTGTGGCAAGACCACGCTGTTACGGTTGATGGGCGCACAGTTGCGTCCGTCCAGTGGCGAAGTCTGGGTCAACGGTCAGAATCTGCCTGCGCTGTCGCGCAGCGATCTGTTCGATGCGCGCAAGCACATGGGTGTGCTGTTTCAGAGCGGCGCACTGTTCACCGATCTCGATGTGTTCGAGAACGTCGCTTTTCCCCTGCGCGTTCATACCCAATTGCCCGAAGAAATGATCCGCGACATCGTTCTGCTGAAATTGCAGGCGGTCGGTCTGCGCGGCGCTATCGAGCTGATGCCCGATGAACTGTCCGGCGGCATGAAACGCCGCGTGGCGCTGGCACGGGCGATTGCGCTCGATCCGCAGATTCTCATGTACGACGAACCGTTCGTCGGTCAGGATCCGATTGCCATGGGCGTGCTGGTGCGACTGATCCGTCTGCTTAACGATGCGTTGGGGATCACCAGCATCGTGGTGTCCCACGATCTGGCCGAAACCGCGAGCATCGCCGACTACATCTATGTAGTGGGTGATGGTCAGGTGCTGGGGCAGGGCACGCCGGATGAATTGATGAACTCGGATGAACCGCGTATTCGTCAGTTCATGACCGGCAATCCCGATGGCCCGGTGCCGTACCATTTTCCAGCGACGGATTACCGCGCAGATCTTCTGGGGAAGCGCTGATGCGCAGAATTTCATTAATAGAACGCGTGCGCCGTTTCGGCGAAGCGGCGATCGACGCCATTGCGGTGTTCGGTCGAGCAACGCTATTCCTGTTTCACGCCTTGTTGGGGCGTGGCGGGATCAGCGGCGGTTTCGGTTTGCTGGTCAAACAACTGCATTCGGTCGGCGTGATGTCGCTGGTGATCATCGTGGTCTCCGGTATTTTCATCGGCATGGTGCTGGCGCTGCAGGGCTTCAGCATTCTGTCGAGCTATGGTTCGGAGCAGGCAGTGGGGCAGATGGTTGCACTGACGCTGTTGCGTGAACTCGGCCCGGTGGTGACCGCACTGCTGTTCGCCGGGCGCGCCGGATCGGCACTGACCGCAGAAATCGGCAACATGAAGTCCACCGAACAGCTTTCCAGCCTGGAAATGATCGGTGTCGACCCGCTCAAATACATTATTGCCCCGCGTCTGTGGGCCGGTTTCATTTCCCTGCCGGTGCTGGCGATGATTTTCAGCGTGGTGGGTATCTGGGGCGGCTCGTGGGTGGCTGTCGACTGGCTGGGCGTGTATGAAGGCTCGTACTGGGCGAACATGCAAAACAGCGTGAACTTCACCAGTGACGTGCTCAACGGCGTCATCAAAAGTATCGTGTTTGCCTTCGTAGTGACCTGGATCGCCGTATTTCAAGGCTATGACTGTGAGCCCACTTCCGAGGGCATCAGTCGCGCCACCACCAAGACCGTAGTGTTTGCCTCGCTGGCAGTGCTGGGCCTGGACTTTATTCTGACCGCTTTGATGTTTGGAGATTTCTGATGCAAAACCGCACCCTGGAAATCGGTGTCGGCCTGTTCCTGCTGGCAGGGATCCTGGCTTTGTTGCTGCTTGCTTTGCGGGTCAGTGGCCTGTCTCCGACTTCGACCACCGACACCTATAAACTTTATGCCTACTTCGACAATATCGCCGGTTTGACGGTCAGAGCCAAAGTGACCATGGCCGGTGTGACCATCGGCAAGGTCACCGCAATCGATCTGGATCGCGACAGCTTCACCGGTCGGGTGACCTTGCAAGTGGACAAGAAGGTCGACAATCTGCCGACCGACTCCACAGCATCTATCCTGACTGCGGGTCTGCTGGGCGAGAAATACATCGGTATCAGCGTGGGAGGGGAGGACACCCGTCTGAAGGATGGTGGAACCATCCACGACACGCAGTCGTCTCTGGTACTGGAAGACCTGATCGGTAAATTCCTGCTCAATACCGTTAGCAAAGACGCCAAATGAGGAGCTTTTGAATGATCTCTACCTTGCGACGTGGCCTGTTGGTGTTACTCGCGACACTGCCACTGATGGGTACCGCTGTGGCGGCACAGTCGGCGCACGATCTGGTTCAGGACACCACGAACCGGATGCTTTCCGATCTGCAGGCCAATAAAGAGAAGTACAAGCAGGATCCGCAGGATTTCTATACGGCGTTGAACACCATCGTCGGCCCGGTGGTGGATGCCGAAGGTATTTCCAAAAGCATCATGACGGTCAAGTATTCGCGCAAGGCTACGCCGGCGCAGATGCGGACCTTCGAGGAAAACTTCAAGAAAGGCCTGTTTCAGTTCTACGGCAACGCCTTGCTCGAATACAACAACCAGGGCATTACCGTCGATCCTGCCAAGGATGAGTCGGGTGACCGCACCAGCGTTGGCATGACCGTCAAGGGCAGCAACGGCGCGATCTATCCTGTGCAATACACGCTGGAGAAGATCAACGGCGAGTGGAAACTGCGCAACGTGATCATCAACGGCATCAACATCGGCAAGCTGTTCCGTGATCAGTTCGCCGACGCGATGCAGCGCAACGGCAATGATCTGGACAAGACCATCAACAACTGGGCAGGTGAAGTGGCCAAGGCCAAGCAAACCACCGAGCAAGCTGCCGAGAAGCCAGCGCAATGAATGAGGCGGCAGTTCGTATGAGTGATGTCGACGAGCTATTGCTCAGCGGAGTGCTGGACTACCGCACCGGCCCTGACCTGCGCAAGGAAGGTCAGGCGCTGATCAAGTCGAGCAAGGCTGCTTCGCTGGTCATTGATTGCTCGGCAGTGAAGAAGTCCAGCAGCGTCGGTTTGTCGTTGCTGCTGTGCTTCATCCGTGATGCACAAGCCGCCGGCAAAGCGGTCAGCATCCGGGCGATGCCCGAAGACATGCGCGAAATCGCTCAGGTCAGCGAACTGACCGAGCTGTTGGCGCAACCCTGAACCCGCATCGATAAAGAAGCCCCCCGTCAGAGTCCTGCCAATGCGGGGTTCGCAGGCGCGGGGCTTTTTTGTATGATGTCCGACCCGTGCGCACAGGGCGCCGATTGAGGTTGAGCATGCAGGCCGTAGAAGTGAAGAGCTTCCTTGAAGGAAAGCTGCCCGGAACGTTGGTAGAAGTTGAGGGCGAAGGCTGCAATTTCCAGCTGAACGTGATTAGCGATGAACTGGCGGCGTTGAGCCCGGTGAAGCGTCAGCAGCAGATCTATGCCCATTTGAACCCATGGATCACCGATGGCAGCATCCATGCGGTCACTATGAAATTTTTCAGCAGCGCGGCCTGGGCCGAGCGCACCTGAGCCTAAGGGCGTCGAGATTCTTATGGATAAATTGATTATTACTGGTGGCGCTCGTCTTGATGGCGAGATCCGCATTTCCGGGGCAAAGAACTCTGCCCTGCCGATCCTGGCCGCCACCCTGCTGTGCGATGGCCCGGTGACGGTCGGCAACCTGCCGCACCTGCACGACATCACCACCATGATCGAGCTGTTCGGGCGCATGGGCATTGAGCCGGTGATTGACGAGAAGCTCAGCGTCGAAATCGACCCACGCACCATCAAGACCCTGATCGCGCCGTACGAACTGGTGAAAACCATGCGTGCCTCGATTCTGGTACTGGGCCCGATGGTTGCCCGTTTCGGTGAAGCCGAAGTCGCGCTGCCTGGCGGTTGCGCCATCGGTTCGCGTCCGGTCGACCTGCACATTCGCGGTCTCGAAGCCATGGGCGCAGTGATCGACGTCGAAGGCGGCTACATCAAGGCCAAGGCGCCTGAAGGCGGCCTGCGCGGTGCACAATTCTTCTTCGATACCGTCAGCGTGACCGGTACCGAAAACATCATGATGGCCGCTGCTCTGGCCAAGGGCCGCAGCGTGCTGCAGAACGCCGCGCGCGAGCCTGAAGTGGTTGACCTGGCGAACTTCCTCAACGCCATGGGCGCCAAGGTTTCCGGCGCTGGCACCGACACCATCACCATTGATGGCGTCGAGCGTCTGGGTTCGTGCTTCTACAAAGTCATGCCTGACCGTATCGAAACCGGCACCTACCTGGTGGCTGCTGCGGTCACCGGTGGTCGCGTCAAGGTCAAGGACACCGATCCGACCATCCTTGAAGCGGTTCTGGAAAAGCTTCGTGAGTCCGGCGCAGAAATCACCTGCGGTGAAGACTGGATCGAGCTGAACATGCACGGCAAGCGCCCGAAAGCGGTCAACGTGCGCACCGCGCCGTACCCGGCGTTCCCGACCGACATGCAGGCGCAGTTCATCTCGCTCAACGCCATTGCCGAAGGCACTGGTGCCGTGATCGAGACGATCTTCGAAAACCGTTTCATGCACGTTTATGAACTGCACCGCATGGGCGCCAAGATCCAGGTCGAAGGCAACACCGCCATCGTTACCGGTACTGAAGTGCTGAAGGGCGCGCCTGTGATGGCGACCGACCTGCGGGCGTCGGCCAGCCTGGTGATCTCGGCACTGGTTGCCGAAGGCGATACCCTGATCGACCGCATCTACCACATCGACCGTGGTTACGAGTGCATCGAAGAAAAACTGCAGATGCTGGGCGCCAAGATCCGTCGCGTTCCGGGCTGATCGCTGCATCGGGACACAGGGACGTGTCCACTGAATTCGTTTCGAATCGAGGTTTTCATCCGTGAAAACCTCGATGTGTGTCCGGCGCCGATTGCGACCGGACATGAGTACCTTGATAAGGACTGACGTTTCCCATGTTGACCATCGCACTGTCCAAGGGCCGTATCCTTGACGACACGCTGCCGCTTCTCGCTGAAGCGGGCATCGTGCCGACCGAGAATCCGGACAAGAGCCGCAAGCTGATCATCCCCACGACGCAGGACGACGTACGCCTGCTGATCGTGCGCGCCACCGACGTGCCGACCTATGTCGAGCATGGCGCGGCCGACCTCGGCGTTGCCGGTAAAGATGTGCTGATGGAATACACCGGCCAGGGCCTGTACGAGCCACTGGATCTGCAGATCGCTCAGTGCAAACTGATGACCGCCGGCAAGATCGGCGCCGCCGAGCCCAAGGGCCGTCTGCGCGTGGCGACCAAGTTCGTCAACGTTGCCAAGCGTTACTACGCCGAACAGGGCCGTCAGGTCGACATCATCAAGCTCTATGGCTCGATGGAGCTGGCGCCGCTGATCGGTCTGGCGGACAAGATCATCGACGTGGTCGACACCGGCAACACCCTGCGCGCCAACGGCCTGGAACCTCAGGAACTGATCGCTACGATCAGCTCGCGCCTGGTGGTCAACAAGGCTTCGATGAAAATGCAACACGCCCGAATCCAGGCGTTGATCGATACCCTGCGCAACGCAGTGGAATCGCGACACCGCGGCTGATCTACCTGCGCGACCCCAGGTCGCGCCGTCTATCCGCCTCATAGCCAGAATTCTCAGGTGCCCAAGCGGATCGAATGATAGTTTCGGGCGCCTGAGTTTTTTGCCATTCCTATGAGGCTCTCGCTATGACCGCACCGACTGCAATTCGCCGACTCAACGCTGCTGACCCGGATTTCGCGCATCATCTGGATCATCTGCTGAGCTGGGAAAGTGTGTCTGACGACTCGGTCAATCAGCGCGTGCTGGACATCATCAAGGCTGTGCGCGAGCGCGGTGACGCGGCGCTGGTCGAGTTCACTCAGAAGTTCGACGGCCTCGAAGTCGCCTCGATGGCCGACCTGATCCTGCCGCGCGAGCGCCTGGAGCTGGCCCTGACTCGCATCACCGTGGCGCAGCGCGAAGCGCTGGAAAAAGCCGCCGCCCGTGTGCGCAGCTATCACGAAAAACAGAAACAGGACTCGTGGAGCTACACCGAAGCCGACGGCACTGTGCTCGGCCAGAAGGTCACGCCACTGGATCGCGCCGGCCTGTACGTGCCGGGCGGCAAGGCGTCGTACCCGTCGTCGGTGTTGATGAACGCGATTCCGGCCAAGGTTGCCGGCGTGACCGAAGTGGTCATGGTCGTGCCGACCCCGCGCGGTGAAATCAACGAACTGGTGCTGGCGGCCGCGTGCATCGCTGGTGTTGACCGGGTGTTCACCATCGGTGGCGCGCAAGCGGTTGCTGCTCTGGCTTATGGCACCGAAAGCGTGCCGCAAGTGGACAAGGTCGTTGGCCCGGGCAACATTTATGTCGCGACGGCCAAACGTCACGTATTTGGTCAGGTCGGCATCGACATGATCGCCGGCCCTTCGGAAATCCTTGTGGTCTGCGACGGCCAGACCGACCCGGACTGGATCGCCATGGATCTGTTCTCGCAAGCCGAGCACGACGAAGACGCCCAGGCGATTCTGGTCAGCCCTGACGCCGAGTTCCTCGACAAGGTCGCCGCCAGCATCGACAAACTGCTGCCGACCATGGACCGCGCGACCATCATCGAAACCTCGATCAATGGTCGCGGCGCGCTGATTCACGTGCGCGACATGGCGCAAGCCATCGAAGTCGCCAACCGTATCGCCCCGGAGCACCTGGAGTTGTCGGTCGCCGACCCGCAAGCGTGGTTGCCACAGATCCGTCACGCCGGCGCGATCTTCATGGGCCGTCACACCTCCGAAGCGCTGGGCGATTACTGCGCAGGCCCGAACCACGTATTGCCGACTTCCGGCACTGCGCGGTTCTCTTCGCCGCTGGGCGTGTACGACTTCCAGAAACGTTCGTCGATCATCTTCTGCTCCGAAGCAGGTGCTTCCGAGCTGGGTAAAACTGCATCGGTACTGGCCCGTGGCGAATCGCTCAGCGCGCACGCCCGCAGCGCCGAATACCGCATAAAAGACGACGACTTTCTTCAAGGGCAGGGGGAATGAGCATGAGTAAATTCTGGAGCCCGTTCGTCAAGGATCTGGTGCCTTATGTGCCGGGCGAACAGCCGAAGCTGACCAAGTTGGTCAAGCTCAACACCAACGAAAACCCGTATGGCCCATCGCCAAAAGCCTTGGCGGCGATGCAGACCGAACTCAATGACAACCTGCGCCTGTACCCGGATCCGAACAGCGATCTGCTGAAAAACGCCGTCGCCAAGTATTACGGCGTGCAGAGCAATCAGGTATTCCTCGGCAACGGCTCGGACGAAGTGCTTGCGCACATCTTCCACGGTCTGTTGCAGCACGAGCAGCGGATTCTGTTCCCGGACATCAGCTACAGCTTCTACCCGGTCTATTGCGGGTTGTATGGCATCAAGTTCGACGCCGTGCCGCTGGATGCGCAATTCCGGATCAACCCGGCGGACTACGCCAAGCCGAACGGCGGGATCATTTTCCCTAACCCGAACGCCCCGACCGGTTGCCTGTTGGCGCTGGACGCGGTCGAGCAAATCCTCAAGGCCAGCGCGGATTCGGTGGTGGTCGTGGACGAGGCTTACATCGACTTCGGCGGAGAGACGGCGATCAGTCTGGTGGATCGTTATCCAAACCTGTTGGTGACGCAGACCCTGTCCAAGTCGCGTTCGCTGGCCGGCCTGCGGGTCGGTCTGGCGGTTGGGCATCCGGATCTGATCGAGGCGCTGGAGCGGATCAAGAACAGCTTCAACTCCTATCCACTGGATCGTCTGGCGAATGTCGGCGCGGCGGCGGCATTCGAGGATCGCGAGTACTTCGACAAGACTTGCCGATTGGTCATCGAGAGTCGCGAGTGGGTGATTGCGCAGTTGCAGGCCAAAGGTTTTGAAGTGCTGCCGTCGGCAGCCAACTTCATCTTTGCCCGTCACCCGCAACACGATGCGGCAGGGCTGGCGGCGAAACTGCGCGAGCAGGGCGTGATCGTGCGGCACTTCAAGCAGGAGCGGATTGCACAGTTCCTGCGGATTTCGATTGGTACGCCGGAGCAGAATCAGGCGCTGATCGATGGGTTGGGTGATTTATAACTTTGTAAGTTGATCGTTCCCATACTGCGTGTGGGAACGATCAGTACAGGTTGGTTTTTACTGCTGTTTGAATGGTTTATTTGCTTATTTGTTTGACATTAAAATTTCCGTTTAACATGACAGCTTTATCACCATCAAGAAATAAAAAAGATCCATTTACAGATTTTAAGCCGTTGACTGTTCCAATCACGATGGATGCCGTGCCAAAGCTTGGGTAGCGGGTATCTTGTCCCGGGAGTTGGTAGGACCAAAAATGTGCGACATTCCCGTTATCCAAGTCCGCAGGATAGTCGAAGATATGAGTACCATCTTCAAGAGCAGGAGGGAAAACCAGCGTCACACCCGAATGTTCGTCGTTGCCAGTAATCGAGAAGGTAAACTGGATTTGTTTTCCTATAATAGTCAGCCCTTCAGGTGATCTTGCTTCCAACGTTCCGGTGCCGTTGCTTGTTTTAGATGACTTCATAACGTTATCCTTTTTTCGTTAATGATTCTGTTTGAGAGGGCAGAGAGCTCTATTCGTTTTTTCAGTCGTTAGTTTATTTTTATGAGTTGGCGCATGCCTACTGATATAAATGACAGGTTTTTAGCATGATTTGGAATATGTCGGAGGATTCTTGCTTCTAATGAATCAAGCCAGAGTTGAGTTTTTTTACTTGGATTCATAATTCGGAGCGGTAAACGGTAAATGTAAAAAGCCCCTTACCCTCTACCCAATATAGAGGGGATCGATTGAGGGGCTTTTCAGTATCTACACCGATCTGAGATATCGAGGTGTTTTGACGGAATAGGTGGGTGACTCCGCTTACTCGTGATGCGGCTCGCCAAGGAACGTCAGTGAGCTGAACAACCCACGACTGTCCACATCAGTGCTGCCCTTCACCGGTACCTCAACCTGCGCCGCAATCACATTCAACCCTTCATTACGCACCAGCACTTGCGCACGCCCATCCTTGTCAGTCTCGGTGCTCAAGGTGTTCGGCGAACTGCGATAATCGCCAATCAGTTTCACCCCCGCCGCCGGTTTGCCATCGAGCAACACCCGCACCGGCAATGAATTCCCCGGCCCAACGGTCAGCGGATCAACCTCCGGCAGAATCAGCAATTTGATCTGATCCAGTTTCGGCAACTTTGCGCCCGGCTGATAAATCGCCAGGCTGTATTTGAACGTCTCCGTCGCCTCGACAGCGCCGGGGACTTTGCTGCGTCCTTCGTTGATCCACTTCTTGTCGGCGGTTTGCGACCACATGCCGTTATTCAATGCCACGGCCATAACCGCAGGCGACTTCAATGGTTTTAGCCGTGCGTGATCCGCCA of the Pseudomonas sp. Seg1 genome contains:
- a CDS encoding ABC transporter substrate-binding protein → MISTLRRGLLVLLATLPLMGTAVAAQSAHDLVQDTTNRMLSDLQANKEKYKQDPQDFYTALNTIVGPVVDAEGISKSIMTVKYSRKATPAQMRTFEENFKKGLFQFYGNALLEYNNQGITVDPAKDESGDRTSVGMTVKGSNGAIYPVQYTLEKINGEWKLRNVIINGINIGKLFRDQFADAMQRNGNDLDKTINNWAGEVAKAKQTTEQAAEKPAQ
- a CDS encoding HAD family hydrolase, with amino-acid sequence MSTDLLQRGKAIKLAVFDVDGVLTDGRLYFLEDGSEFKTFNTLDGQGIKMLMNAGVQTAIISGRKTPVVERRAKNLGIPHLFQGREDKLVVLDGLLEQLGLSYEQVAYLGDDLPDLPVIRRVGLGMAVANAADFVREHAHGVTRARGGEGAAREFCELILRAQGRLDAANAAYL
- the lptA gene encoding lipopolysaccharide transport periplasmic protein LptA, which gives rise to MRLVKTLPILLSLGAALGSVSAWALPNDQQQPIRIQADDAQLDDKNGIATYKGDVIITQGSMKVTGNTVTITRTPTGDIDVVTSVGNLAYFEQLQTAGDTKPVQGWGVTIQYHAAQNRVVLIDKAKVVDKDNNTTQGEKIVYDTVKKLASAGRATGSKVTESRPRIDMVIQPKKKTDEKTQ
- a CDS encoding ATP-binding cassette domain-containing protein; translated protein: MSADNAYAVELKGVSFKRGARSIFNNVDIRIPRGKVTGIMGPSGCGKTTLLRLMGAQLRPSSGEVWVNGQNLPALSRSDLFDARKHMGVLFQSGALFTDLDVFENVAFPLRVHTQLPEEMIRDIVLLKLQAVGLRGAIELMPDELSGGMKRRVALARAIALDPQILMYDEPFVGQDPIAMGVLVRLIRLLNDALGITSIVVSHDLAETASIADYIYVVGDGQVLGQGTPDELMNSDEPRIRQFMTGNPDGPVPYHFPATDYRADLLGKR
- the mlaD gene encoding outer membrane lipid asymmetry maintenance protein MlaD encodes the protein MQNRTLEIGVGLFLLAGILALLLLALRVSGLSPTSTTDTYKLYAYFDNIAGLTVRAKVTMAGVTIGKVTAIDLDRDSFTGRVTLQVDKKVDNLPTDSTASILTAGLLGEKYIGISVGGEDTRLKDGGTIHDTQSSLVLEDLIGKFLLNTVSKDAK
- the mlaE gene encoding lipid asymmetry maintenance ABC transporter permease subunit MlaE, encoding MRRISLIERVRRFGEAAIDAIAVFGRATLFLFHALLGRGGISGGFGLLVKQLHSVGVMSLVIIVVSGIFIGMVLALQGFSILSSYGSEQAVGQMVALTLLRELGPVVTALLFAGRAGSALTAEIGNMKSTEQLSSLEMIGVDPLKYIIAPRLWAGFISLPVLAMIFSVVGIWGGSWVAVDWLGVYEGSYWANMQNSVNFTSDVLNGVIKSIVFAFVVTWIAVFQGYDCEPTSEGISRATTKTVVFASLAVLGLDFILTALMFGDF
- a CDS encoding STAS domain-containing protein, translating into MNEAAVRMSDVDELLLSGVLDYRTGPDLRKEGQALIKSSKAASLVIDCSAVKKSSSVGLSLLLCFIRDAQAAGKAVSIRAMPEDMREIAQVSELTELLAQP
- a CDS encoding BolA family protein; translation: MQAVEVKSFLEGKLPGTLVEVEGEGCNFQLNVISDELAALSPVKRQQQIYAHLNPWITDGSIHAVTMKFFSSAAWAERT
- the lptC gene encoding LPS export ABC transporter periplasmic protein LptC; this encodes MFSKKFRNFLLFGCIAAIFAAVGYWNISPERFLDKPPVTSVETPIDWYATNTHTLQYLPDGKVQYEMTSDKAEHVKATDITLVTKPDLNMYRGTEFPWHVTSERGEVNSGGTQVELIDSVRIKRTDEQNRDLLVTSTRMTVFPQEQYAQTEQPVRIDGAGGVSTGVGMKAYLKESRIHLLSNVRGQYEAR
- a CDS encoding KpsF/GutQ family sugar-phosphate isomerase; protein product: MSQSSDLIQSAQRTIRLEVEAVQGLLPHIDADFVRACEMILASKGRVVVVGMGKSGHVGNKIAATLASTGTPAFFVHPAEASHGDMGMITRDDVILALSNSGSTNEIVTLLPLIKRLGIQLISVTGNPASPLAKAAEVNLNVHVEHEACPLNLAPTSSTTAALVMGDALAVALLEARGFTAEDFAFSHPGGALGRRLLLKVENVMHAGQELPQVQRGTLLKDALMEMTRKGLGMTVILEADGKLAGIFTDGDLRRTLDRSIDIRSATIDQVMTAHGKTARPEMLAAEALKIMEDHRINALVVVDEEDRPVGAFNLSDLLRAGVM
- the lptB gene encoding LPS export ABC transporter ATP-binding protein, with amino-acid sequence MATLKAQHLAKAYKSRQVVRDVSLSIDSGQIVGLLGPNGAGKTTCFYMIVGLVQADQGRVLIDDLDVSHQPMHGRAKAGIGYLPQEASIFRKLSVADNIMAILETRQELDKAGRRKELESLLQEFHISHIRDNLGMSLSGGERRRVEIARALATAPKFILLDEPFAGVDPISVGDIKQIIHHLKAKGIGVLITDHNVRETLDICETAYIVNDGQLIAEGDSATILANDLVKEVYLGHEFRL